A portion of the Manihot esculenta cultivar AM560-2 chromosome 2, M.esculenta_v8, whole genome shotgun sequence genome contains these proteins:
- the LOC110608941 gene encoding receptor-like protein 9b, translating to MAHTAAELTWLGYLLDDLRVYPTKPPILYGDNLSALHLTVNPVLHTRSKHVALDYHYVRERIAQGVLITRYIPSAYQVADIFTKSMTKTRLAQFRRKFCLHPGHSLRGDISSGSHKDDLSDNELSGTILNKSGGNLSGLRVLLLRGNHFSGFIPNWLCQLNIVSLLDLLRNSFSGSIPHCLYNLSFGREGEGPLYGPFSDKLVEWGIGYWGSSKILLDNTASFDAEVDEENNNLTGEILYELGALSHIHALNLSRNQLTGSIPRSFSNLSQIESLDLSYNILSGQIPVELIDLNFLEVFSVAHNNLSDRISDMKGQFSTFNSKSYEGNPFLCGTQVRRKCHDDNDEPSPSQMESPKSPQEASEKWYEIDREIFLASFSITFIMFFLSAITILYVNPYWQ from the exons ATGGCTCACACAGCAGCAGAGCTCACTTGGCTTGGTTATCTCTTAGATGACTTGCGAGTTTATCCTACCAAGCCGCCAATTTTATATGGTGATAATCTAAGTGCATTACACTTGACAGTCAATCCAGTTTTACACACACGAAGTAAACATGTTGCCCTTGATTATCACTATGTCAGAGAACGCATTGCTCAAGGAGTTCTGATCACGAGATACATTCCCTCAGCATATCAAGTTGCTGATATATTTACAAAGTCAATGACAAAAACTCGCCTAGCACAATTTCGACGCAAATTTTGTCTCCATCCTGGACACAGTTTGAGGGGGGATATTAGTTCAGGGAGTCATAAGGATG ACTTAAGCGACAATGAGTTGTCGGGCACCATTCTTAATAAATCTGGTGGGAATTTAAGTGGTTTACGAGTTCTTTTATTACGAGGAAATCATTTCAGTGGCTTCATTCCAAATTGGCTGTGTCAGCTGAATATTGTTAGCTTATTGGATCTCTTAAGGAACTCCTTTTCTGGGTCTATACCCCACTGCTTATATAATCTCTCATTTggaagggaaggagaaggacCTCTCTATGGTCCATTCAGTGACAAACTTGTTGAATGGGGGATAGGATATTGGGGCAGCAGCAAAATTCTCTTAGATAACACAGCTTCTTTTGATGCTGAGGTTGATGAAGAAA ATAATAACCTAACGGGTGAAATTCTATATGAACTTGGAGCGCTATCTCATATTCATGCATTAAACCTATCACGCAACCAATTGACAGGATCTATCCCAAGatctttttcaaatttatcCCAAATAGAAAGTTTGGATCTCTCTTACAACATTTTAAGCGGACAAATTCCTGTAGAGTTGATTGATCTAAACTTTCTAGAGGTATTTAGTGTGGCCCACAATAATTTATCAGATAGAATTTCAGACATGAAAGGACAGTTCAGTACATTTAATAGTAAAAGTTATGAAGGGAATCCATTTCTTTGTGGAACTCAAGTGAGAAgaaaatgccatgatgataatgatgaacCATCTCCATCACAAATGGAGTCACCAAAGTCACCACAAGAAGCAAGTGAGAAATGGTATGAAATTGATCGCGAGATTTTCCTTGCAAGTTTTTCAATAActtttataatgttttttttGTCTGCCATCACCATTTTATATGTCAATCCTTATTGGCAATAA